In Doryrhamphus excisus isolate RoL2022-K1 chromosome 7, RoL_Dexc_1.0, whole genome shotgun sequence, one genomic interval encodes:
- the si:ch1073-13h15.3 gene encoding inactive all-trans-retinol 13,14-reductase gives MRSSHVTWSADVRSPPDWLWLLQGNPKVPAGVGNQRLLLWLVNKRRKSNLKKTTLRSGFFIDRFGSAPSQEALQKWQRTAWLVVWAGATYWYLFGKPSPFSLDSVRPPGPREFDQKKRDKVIKQGFSPDKVPQNLDVVVIGSGIGGLAAGATLAKAGKKVLVLEQHDQAGGCCHTYVEKGFEFDVGLHYIGQLHENSLLRIIFDQLSEGQLEFQELNQHFDTIQIGLGDDKREYSVFSGKTEMKAHLMKQFPDDKEAIETFFQIMKVSAKKTHYLATLKLIPQWLSLFLLKSGIADLVSPVFRLSGTCATDLVNTLTTNKDLHVIFSYLFYGVPPKDSSILINALLVHHYKRGAYYPKGGASEIAFNIIRTIQKHGGTCLVRAPVSQILVDDKGAAYGVKVRKGGDELEIHAPVVVSNCGIFTTFQKLLPPEIQAKPDIQERLGMMKHGRGSFLVFSGFDGTEEELGLVSTNFWLFKNNDMDKSMEDFFALSKEEAPDNIPMMFITMPSSKDPEAKIRHPGKSCMTILTMVKYEWFEEWKDTTVRKRGDDYFNYKMRFANKLFDWACQLFPNIKDKLVFQDVATPLTNMHYLGAQRGAMYSAEHNLERFQAEAVARNRCHTSVKNLYISGQDVFSCGIAGALHGGILCASAVLDRIVYIDLLLIKKKLKRQKAKELALLARKKLQ, from the exons ATGAGGAGCAGTCAtgtgacttggtcagctgacgtgaggtcccctcctgattggctgtggtTGCTGCAAGGAAACCCTAAAGTGCCAGCAGGTGTAGGCAATCAGCGGCTCCTGCTGTGGCTGGTCAACAAGCGGCGGAAATCAAACctaaagaaaacaactttgcg GTCAGGTTTTTTTATAGACCGCTTTGGTTCGGCACCAAGCCAGGAAGCCCTTCAGAAGTGGCAGCGAACGG CGTGGCTGGTGGTCTGGGCGGGGGCCACCTACTGGTACCTCTTTGGGAAGCCCAGTCCTTTCTCCTTGGACTCAGTCAGGCCTCCTGGACCTCGGGAGTTTGACCAGAAGAAGAGGGACAAAGTCATCAAGCAAG GTTTCAGCCCCGACAAGGTGCCCCAGAACCTGGACGTCGTAGTGATCGGCAGCGGCATCGGCGGCCTGGCGGCGGGCGCCACACTGGCCAAGGCGGGCAAGAAGGTTCTGGTTCTGGAACAGCACGACCAGGCCGGAGGCTGCTGTCACACCTACGTGGAGAAAGGCTTCGAGTTTGATGTTG GCCTCCACTACATCGGTCAGCTCCATGAGAACAGCCTCCTCCGCATCATATTTGACCAGCTGTCTGAGGGCCAGCTGGAGTTCCAGGAGCTGAACCAGCACTTTGACACCATCCAGATTGGCCTGGGGGACGACAAGCGGGAGTACAGCGTCTTCTCTGGGAAAACGGAGATGAAGGCTCACCTCATGAAGCAATTCCCTGACGACAAGGAGGCCATCGAGACTTTCTTCCAGATCATGAAG GTCTCAGCCAAGAAGACTCACTACCTGGCGACCCTCAAGCTCATCCCACAGTGGCTGTCCTTGTTCCTGTTGAAGTCGGGAATCGCAGACCTGGTCTCGCCGGTTTTCCGCCTGTCTGGAACGTGTGCCACAGATTTGGTGAACACGCTGACCACCAACAAAGACCTCCATGTCATCttttcttaccttttctacG GCGTGCCTCCAAAGGACTCCAGTATTCTGATCAACGCCCTCCTGGTCCATCACTACAAACGAGGTGCCTACTACCCCAAAGGTGGAGCCAGTGAGATCGCCTTCAACATCATCCGCACCATCCAGAAACACGGAGGAACCTGCCTGGTCAGGGCTCCTGTATCACAGATCCTGGTCGACGACAAGGGGGCAGCTTACG GGGTGAAGGTGAGGAAAGGTGGAGATGAATTGGAGATCCACGCTCCTGTGGTGGTCTCAAACTGCGGCATCTTCACAACCTTCCAGAAACTTCTCCCTCCTGAGATCCAAGCCAAGCCAG ACATCCAGGAGAGGCTGGGCATGATGAAGCACGGCAGAGGCTCCTTTTTGGTCTTTTCTGGTTTCGATGGCACTGAAGAGGAACTGGGTCTAGTGTCCACCAACTTCTGGCTCTTCAAAAACAACGACATGGACAAATC AATGGAGGATTTTTTTGCACTGAGCAAAGAGGAAGCACCGGATAACATTCCCATGATGTTCATCACAATGCCGTCGTCCAAAGACCCAGAAGCCAAAATAAGACACCCTG GGAAGTCTTGCATGACCATACTGACGATGGTGAAGTACGAATGGTTCGAGGAGTGGAAGGACACCACCGTCCGCAAGCGAGGCGACGACTACTTCAACTACAAAATGAGATTTGCCAACAAACTCTTCGACTGGGCCTGTCAGTTGTTCCCAAACATCAAAGACAAG CTGGTCTTCCAGGACGTGGCCACCCCGCTGACCAACATGCACTACCTGGGCGCTCAGCGCGGCGCCATGTACTCGGCCGAGCACAACCTGGAGCGCTTCCAAGCCGAGGCGGTGGCGAGGAACCGGTGTCACACTTCTGTCAAGAACCTCTACATCTCTG GCCAAGACGTTTTCAGCTGCGGAATCGCCGGGGCGCTGCACGGCGGCATCCTGTGCGCCTCGGCCGTGTTGGACCGCATCGTCTACATCGACTTGCTCCTCATCAAGAAGAAGCTGAAGAGGCAGAAGGCCAAGGAGCTGGCCCTGCTGGCTCGGAAGAAGCTGCAGTGA